In Clostridia bacterium, the following are encoded in one genomic region:
- the alr gene encoding alanine racemase gives MENIYLSDLCSFLQMDFTFSDDFWVKGISIDTRTIRPGEVFLALKGENYDGHAFLPVAVKKGAGALIVEEDFQGKMPVLRVPNTLEALAQIANGYRQRLGTKVIAITGSSGKTTTKNLLAHLLATKYKVISTYKNFNNEIGLPLSIFGLTAEHEVAVFELGMNRLGEIAKLSKIASPDIAIITNIGTAHLGNLGSRENILRAKAEIKEGLRGCLILNSDDPFLKKITWPQIIGAGVRKNAGNYVFVDHWEMSKEGLNFTVVRGKEKIELFLPLQGKHNLNNALLAITCAFKMGLTGKEIKTALANFVNENWRYEESVFKGITLIKDFYSANPDSVKAALATLCANQSKGKKLAILGEMNELGEFSSREHRHLGELCRELSLLAFFVGDHYRDFEEGYGQAGFAFKTKSELYGCLQEYVMRTGLKEGDVVLLKGSRQMKMEEVFQELKKYLEMDYRHDLVFTLPPAAVTLYMNTRAMQSNLKRIKEVLANDVEIMPIIKAGAYGSSTDIVVNAFHMCNYLAVADVQEALVLKRIFPEKEIMILYQPLAVDLPLIMKHDFIVGLGYWEFAREVKSKQPLRVHLEIDTGAGRLGINPREVKKAARELKKLSNVQVEGLYMHYVCADSMLPADQEYTVKQTEIFKKAVWDFEEIYGLVRFKHASSSVPIFTQKEAHFNLVRPGYMIYGYYPADVLRERVTLTPALQLAARIIQIKTVPPGTFISYGRTFETTRESVIATVAIGYADGISRLLSNQGSMVVNGQRAPIVGRICMDLTMLDITDIVGEVKVGDQVYVFDNYNVTLDEVAKWSKTIGYEVLTRIAANVERVEKI, from the coding sequence TTTACAAATGGATTTTACTTTTTCGGATGATTTTTGGGTAAAGGGTATTAGTATTGATACCAGAACAATTCGGCCCGGAGAAGTTTTTTTGGCTTTAAAAGGGGAGAATTATGATGGACATGCTTTTTTACCGGTAGCGGTAAAAAAGGGAGCTGGGGCTTTAATTGTCGAGGAGGATTTTCAGGGGAAGATGCCTGTTTTACGGGTTCCTAATACTTTAGAGGCTTTGGCTCAGATAGCTAATGGCTATCGTCAGCGTTTGGGAACTAAAGTGATTGCCATAACGGGTAGTAGTGGTAAAACAACCACCAAAAATCTGCTAGCACATTTGTTAGCTACTAAATATAAAGTTATTTCTACGTATAAAAATTTTAATAATGAAATTGGCTTACCACTTTCTATTTTTGGTTTAACTGCAGAACATGAAGTTGCTGTTTTTGAATTGGGAATGAATCGTTTGGGGGAAATAGCTAAGTTGTCTAAAATTGCCAGTCCGGATATAGCGATAATTACTAATATCGGTACTGCTCATTTGGGTAATTTAGGTTCACGGGAAAATATTTTGCGGGCTAAAGCGGAAATTAAAGAAGGTTTGCGGGGTTGTTTAATTTTAAATAGTGATGATCCTTTTTTGAAAAAAATAACTTGGCCGCAAATTATCGGGGCTGGTGTAAGAAAAAATGCGGGTAATTATGTTTTTGTTGATCATTGGGAAATGTCTAAAGAGGGCTTGAATTTTACGGTGGTACGGGGTAAAGAAAAAATAGAATTATTTTTACCTTTACAAGGTAAGCATAATCTTAATAATGCTTTATTGGCGATTACTTGTGCATTTAAAATGGGGTTAACAGGAAAAGAAATTAAAACGGCTTTAGCTAATTTTGTAAATGAGAATTGGCGTTATGAGGAAAGTGTTTTTAAAGGCATTACTTTAATTAAAGATTTTTATAGTGCTAATCCTGATTCGGTTAAAGCAGCATTGGCTACTTTATGTGCGAATCAGTCTAAAGGTAAAAAGTTAGCTATTTTGGGTGAAATGAATGAGCTGGGGGAATTTTCTTCTCGGGAACACCGACATTTAGGTGAGTTGTGCCGAGAATTATCGCTACTTGCTTTTTTTGTAGGAGACCATTACCGGGATTTTGAGGAGGGTTATGGACAGGCGGGCTTTGCTTTTAAAACTAAAAGTGAGCTCTATGGTTGTTTGCAAGAATATGTTATGCGGACAGGATTAAAAGAAGGGGATGTGGTTTTATTAAAGGGCTCACGTCAGATGAAAATGGAGGAAGTATTTCAAGAACTGAAAAAGTATTTGGAAATGGATTACCGCCATGATTTGGTTTTTACACTGCCGCCTGCGGCGGTAACGTTATATATGAATACAAGGGCTATGCAGAGTAATTTGAAAAGGATTAAAGAGGTATTAGCTAATGATGTGGAAATTATGCCGATTATTAAAGCTGGTGCTTATGGTAGTAGTACTGATATAGTAGTAAATGCTTTTCATATGTGTAATTATTTAGCGGTAGCTGATGTTCAAGAAGCCTTGGTTTTAAAAAGAATTTTTCCGGAAAAGGAAATAATGATTTTATATCAACCACTTGCTGTTGATTTGCCTTTAATTATGAAACATGATTTTATAGTTGGTTTAGGTTATTGGGAATTTGCTAGGGAAGTAAAGTCTAAACAGCCCTTACGGGTGCATTTGGAAATAGATACTGGGGCTGGACGTTTAGGTATTAATCCTCGGGAAGTTAAAAAAGCGGCTAGGGAATTAAAAAAATTAAGTAATGTTCAAGTTGAAGGTTTATATATGCATTATGTTTGTGCTGACAGTATGCTTCCTGCTGATCAAGAGTATACTGTTAAACAAACGGAAATATTTAAAAAGGCAGTATGGGATTTCGAAGAAATTTATGGTCTGGTTCGTTTCAAACATGCCAGTAGTAGTGTCCCTATTTTTACACAAAAGGAGGCTCATTTTAATTTGGTCCGTCCTGGTTATATGATTTATGGCTATTATCCTGCTGATGTTTTACGGGAGAGGGTAACTTTAACTCCAGCACTACAGTTAGCGGCACGCATTATACAGATTAAAACTGTGCCCCCTGGTACTTTTATTAGTTATGGACGAACCTTTGAAACTACTCGGGAAAGCGTAATTGCCACTGTAGCTATCGGTTATGCTGATGGAATTAGCCGTTTGCTTTCCAATCAGGGTTCGATGGTGGTTAATGGTCAAAGGGCACCGATTGTGGGCAGAATTTGTATGGATTTAACTATGCTTGATATTACAGATATTGTGGGAGAGGTTAAGGTTGGTGATCAGGTTTATGTTTTTGATAATTATAATGTAACTTTAGATGAGGTAGCTAAGTGGTCAAAGACTATTGGCTATGAAGTTTTGACTAGAATTGCCGCTAATGTAGAACGTGTGGAGAAAATCTAA
- a CDS encoding type II toxin-antitoxin system PemK/MazF family toxin, whose protein sequence is MKVKRGDIFYAQLSPVVGSEQGGTRPVLIVQNDIGNEYSPTTIIAAITSQLDKAKLPTHVELAKEFCGLEKNSVVLLEQIRTIDKRRLQEKVSSLEAGLMQQVNKALEISLGLVEL, encoded by the coding sequence ATGAAGGTAAAAAGGGGCGATATTTTTTATGCACAATTAAGTCCGGTGGTTGGTTCAGAACAAGGTGGTACTCGGCCGGTTTTAATTGTGCAAAATGATATTGGTAATGAGTACAGTCCAACGACAATTATTGCGGCAATTACTAGTCAATTAGATAAGGCTAAATTACCCACTCATGTAGAATTAGCCAAAGAATTTTGTGGTTTGGAGAAAAACTCCGTGGTTTTGCTTGAGCAAATTAGAACGATTGATAAACGTCGTTTACAGGAAAAGGTTTCATCTTTGGAGGCCGGCTTAATGCAGCAGGTAAATAAGGCTTTAGAAATTAGTTTGGGATTAGTCGAACTTTAA